TCGGCGGCATCCTGCAGGCCGTGCTGTTTGGCCAGATGAATCAGGCGGTGCGCCCGCAGGGAGTTGGCGGGCACCACCCGGTCAAAGTCGAATGCCAGACCTTCGCCGGCGGCCATCTGAGCCATGTTGGCGCTCATTTCCCGGGCCCACGCTTCGGTGTTGCCGTATTTGGCGGCCAGGCGGGTGTACTGATTTACGCCGGGCTCGGGGTTGGCTTCGGGGTCCAGCTCAAAGCTCCGCCACTGCACTTCTACCAGGTCGCGCTGCGGGAAGCGGGCCATGGCCGTTTCCAAGCGCCGCTTGCCAATGTAGCAGAACGGACACAGGATATCAGACCAGATTTCAACGGTTATCTTTTTCATGAAAGTAGAGTCGGATTATAGGATGTTGTATAAGCCGGATGCCGGCCAAAAGGTTTCCCGAAGCAGAACGGGCACAAACGGGCCGAAATTATGCGTATTCTTACACCGTAACCTACGTCTGCCTCTTCTCCTATTTTCTGATGAAACGCTTTCTTCTGCCGCTGCTGAGCGTAGCCCTGCTGGCTGCCTGCAACCCCACCACCCAGCCCGCCGAGCAGCCCACCACCGCCACCCCGGCCCAGACCGCCGATGCCGATACCGCGGCGGCCGATGCCACCGCCACCGCGCCCTCTACACAAACCCCAACCGCCCCGGCTACTGCCCCGGAGGCGCCCGCCGTGGACGACGTGCGCCTGTCTCTGCGCTTTAAGCCCGTAGCAGGGGCGCAGCCAGCCCGCACGCAGGCTTTCCTGAAGCTGCAGGGCAAGGAAACCAAGGAAGTAGACCTGGGCACCTTCCCCGGCAAGCCTGATGTAATAGACGCAGCCAAAGCCAAACGCGCCGGCTACCCGGCAGGCTGGATAACCGGTTTCCGCACCTATGACGGCGCTTCCGGCACCGGCGCCGATGTGGCCATTCTGCCGGGCGCCGATGCCACCCACCTGCGCATTATGCAGCGCCGCATAGACGAAGCCGCCACCGAAACCTACACCTTTCAGGTAGCCCGCGAGCTAAGCCTGGACAGCCCCAGCAACCTCAGCGCCGCTAAGTAGAAACTTTATGCCCGGCTTTGCCTGCTCATTTACGGCCCTGCTGGAGCCCGGCGGCCCCAGCTTTATGCCCACCCAGATTGTGGTGGTGCCCCTGCCGGCAGTAGTGGCACTGGGCGGCAAAGCTACGCGCCGCGTGGCGGGCACCCTCAATGGGCACCCCGTGCGCCTGGGCCTGCTGCCGCTGAAAACCGGGGAGCGGTTTCTGATGATCAACAAAGCCCTCTGCCAGGCCGCCGGCGTGCAGTTGGGCCAGCCCGTAACTCTCACGCTTAATCCCGACCCCACCCCCGACCACGTGGACCTGCCCGACGAGTTGTCCGAGGCATTGGCCGCGTGGCCGGAGGCGGAGGCGGGATTTCAGCGCTACAGTGGGAGCCATCGGCGGGCTATGGCCCAGCACGTAGGCACCGCCAAGCTGGCCGAAACCCGGGCCCGGCGGGCCGTAGAGCTGGCCGAACGGCTGGCCACGGGGCGCCACCCCTTCCGCAAATAGGCCGCCGTGCCTTAGTGCAGGGGCCGGCGTTTCATCAGCCCACCGCGGGCATCGCGCACTTTTTGCATCACTACAAAGGCCTCGGCATCAATCTTATTAATCTCATTGCTCAGCTGCGTTACCTCTAGCCGGGTAACCACAGTGAAGATGACATCAACGCTGCGCAGGTGGGCGCCGTGGGTGCCGTAGCCCCGGTTGCAGGTGTAAATAGTGGCCCCGCGGTGCATCTTATCGGTTATCATTTCCCGAATGGTTTCGCTGCGGGGCGAAATAATCGTAACGCCGGTATATTCCTCAATGCCCACTACAATAAAATCGACGGTGCGGGCGGCGGCCAGGTAGGCCAGCACAGAGAACAGGGCGGTTTCAATGGAGAGCAGCCAGGCTGCAATACCGAAGATAACTATATTAATAATCAGGATGATGTCGCCCATAGAGAGCGGCAGCCGCCTGCTGATATACACGGCCAGGATTTCGGTACCGTCCAGCACGGCTCCGCCGCGTACGGCCAGGCCAATGCCTCCACCCAGGAAAAACCCACCAAATACGGCAATCAGCAGCTTATCGTGGGTGAGCGTGGGGAACGATACAAATAACAGCACCAGGGACAGTGCGAAAATGGCAGCCAAGCTTTTCAGGGCAAATTCACGGCCTATCTGAAAGTAGCCCAGCACAATAAAAGGAACGTTGATAACTACAATCAGCAAGGAGAGAGAAATACCGGTCAGCTGACTGACCAGCAGTGAAATACCGGTTACGCCGCCGTCAATGAAGCCATTAGGCAGCAAAAAGCCTTTCAGACCCAGTGCCGCTGAAAATACCCCGCCCAGAATGATGGCGGATTGCAGCACCAAACGTAGCAGCCAGCGCTTGGAGCGCAGGAAAAACCGCATGGCCTTAATAGGCTTATGGCGCAGTTTGGGAGCCCACTCAGGTTTTACGAGCGGGGGTGGTGGCATGTCCAGGGGCAGCGGCGCCGCATCTCCATTATCGAGTTGCAACTCCAGGTACACTGGCGTGGCATCCAGCAGCGGGGGGTCTTTGGTTGTGATGGGGGCTCCGTCGAGGCTACGGGTAGCCACGGGCGGAGGGTAGGGTTGAACTAGCATGACTCAGCAGGAAAAAGAACGTTCGGTTTGCTTAAACAGCACATGCACCGGCCCGGGGACCGGCCCTTACGTAAACACACCGCATAGCGCGCACGGCGTCAGGAACGTAACCAAGATACACGCGCCGACAGCCGACATCAATACTCAGAGTAGGTATTCTATCAGAGTACTTAACGGCCCCGGCCGCCGGCCCTAAGTATCTAAATGGTTAGTTCCTGTTTATTTTGGCAGCCGAATGACTTCTGCTGATCAGCTGCTCACTATCCGGGCCATCCGGCAGGAAACTGCGGATGTAAAAACCTTTGTGCTGGATGCCCCGGCCGGTACGGCGCCGCCCTACCAGGCCGGGCAGTATCTCACGCTGGTGCACCAGGTATACGGGCGGGAAGTGCGCCGCTCCTACTCCATCAGCTCGGCCCCGGTGCTGCACGAGCCCCTCAGCATTACGGTGAAGCGCGTAGAAAACGGGCTTATATCGCGCCGGCTCATTGACCAGGCCCGGCCCGGCGACACGCTGACCACCATTGGCGCGGCCGGCTTTTTCACCCTGCCCCCGGAAATCGAGGCATTTCAGCAGCTGGTACTGGTAGCGGCGGGCAGCGGCATCACGCCCATTTTTGCGCTGCTGAAAACGGCTCTGCATGCCCACCCGCACCTGCGCGTGCTGCTGCTATACAGTAACCGCACCCCCGAAAGCACCATTTTCCGGGAGGAGCTGCTGGCGCTGGCCCGGCAGTTTCCCGAGCGCCTGCACCTGGAAATGCTTTTCAGTAACAACCCCGATCTGGCCCGGGCCCGACTGTATAAAGAGCTACTGGAAGAGCTGGTGCTGCGCTACACTACGGCCCCGCCCCAGGGTACGCTGGCGTACCTGTGCGGCCCGCTCAACTTTATGCGCATGGCCACCTACGGCCTCCACGAAGTGGGCCTGCCGCTCAGCCACATCCGGCGGGAGCAGTTTAACCCCGATTCTTCTACCGTGCCCCACTCCGTGCCGCCGGATACCGATGCGCACCGGGTATGGCTGCGCTTCCGGGGGCAGGAGCACCAGCTGCTGGTGCAGTACCCGCACACCATTTTACAGGCTGCGCGCCGCCAGGGGCTGCTGCTGCCCTACAGCTGCGAGGCAGGCCAGTGCGGCCAATGCGCCGCCCGCTGCACGGCCGGGCAAGTGTGGATGGCCCTGAATGAAGTGCTGACCGACCGGGAAACCTCCCGCGGCCTGGTGCTCACCTGTACCGGCTACCCCATTGGCGACACTGATGTGCAGCTGGAAATGTAGCGCCCGAGGGACGCTTAATTGGGCAGGCTGCGCAGCCAGTCTTTAGCGGCTTCAATGTCTTCGAAAAACTGCATCTCAAACTGGGTGCCGATGCGCTGATGCAGATCCTTAATAGAGAGCTGCCCGAAAATACCCGGCGACAAGACGTGGGCGAAATAGCGCAGCCCGGCTTGTATAATCAGTGGCGTCCAGACCTGAGCAATCCAATCGTTGGCCTCCAGGAATCGGCCTACCAGCTCCTGGTGGTCGTTTAGCAGCTTGGGGCAGGGCTCGGCGCGCAGCATATCTACGTACGCCAGGCCGCCTTCCATAACCGTCTGTTTGGTTTGGACGCCTATCCAGTGGTCATATATCCAGCCCTCGGTCCGGTTGCGCTCCGCAGTAAGGTATATATGCCCATCGGGCCGGCGAAAAGTGAGAGCAGACATAGAGAAATCAGACGAAAAATATTCAGGCTAACTAGAAGCCTGCGGGGGATATAGGTGCCTTGCCGGCCCGGTAGTGGCTTATCTATTGGCGGGCTAGCCACTCATAGGCGGCGGCTACCTCATCAAAGGCAGCCACTACGGGCATGTTGGCTTCATGGGGCTGGGCCAGATCAAATATCAGCCGGCTGTAGATATGCGGCGAGTATACCCAGGCTATATGGCGCAGCCCGGCCGCGGCTATTTCCGGCAGCCACACCCGCCGGCCCCACATCATGCCTTCGGACCAGGGCTTCGTAATCAGGGTATTATCGTTTAAAATCTTGGTACAGCCCTCGGCCTGCAGGAGTTCGGTGAGTTGGCGGCAGCCCTGTTCTACTCGCTCTTGGTTCAACTCGCCCTGCCATTGCGCATACAGCCAGCTATGCTCTACATCATAGGTGATGGAGATGAAGGGTGTAGCGTAGAGAACATTTGTGGTCATATCGTGGGCTTTATCCTGAGCTAGTGATGCAAGTCTGTTCCCACGCTACCACTGGTTGGGTTCTGTTGGTACGTAGGGTGTATCGGAAAGGCTTCATGCTATTCCATGGTTTTTGGCTGGCAAGCTACTTTATTACGCAACTAAGAAGTAAGTCCGAACCGGGGTGCTACTTCGTATGTTAGGTATGCGTATGAAAACTATGTTTTTTCTTGTGCTGACGATGCTGAGCATTGCCAGCTGTGATGCCCGGCCGGGCGCCGCCGCCACGGTGGCAACCGAGCAGGACGGGGAGCGTTTTGCCACGCTGCCCAAGCCGCTGCCCAACGAGGAAGTAGCCACCTTTGCCAGCGGCTGTTTCTGGCGGGCCGAGCACGTGTTTGACAACCTGCGGGGCGTACGGGCCGCTGTTTCCGGCTATGCCGGCGGCACCACCGCCAACCCCACTTACCAGCAGGTGGGCCACGGCAGCACTGGCCACGCCGAGGCCGTGCAGGTGTACTACGACCCCAAAGTCATCAGCTATGAAACCTTAGTTAAGGTGTTCTTCGCGCAGCACGACCCCACCACCCTCAACCGCCAGGACCCCGACGTGGGCCCCGAGTATCGTTCGGTAGCCTTCTATCGCACGCCGCAGGAAAAAGCGCAGCTCATGGCAGAAATACAGCGCGTAAACGCCTCAAAGCGCTATGGCCGCCCCGTGGTAACGCAGGTGGTACCTTTTAAAGCCTTTTACCCCGCCGAGCAGTACCACCAGCAGTACCTGGTGAAGCACCCGGAGAACCCCTACATTCAGCACGTTTCGCTGCCCCACTACCAGGAGTTTGCCCGGGAGTTTCCGCAGCTGATTAAGAAGTAGAGCCTGCTTACCAGATATCCTAAAGCCCCATCCGATAAATCGGATGGGGCTTTTTTGTGACTGATGTACCGGTGGGAGTGCCGGAACGAGCAGATAGAATTAGTCGCTCAGCTCGTCGGTCTGCACGGCCAGGCTTATCTCATCGAAGAGCATTTCGATGTGATACACGTCTGTGTTGGGGTTTTGCACCCATTGGGTTAGCGCATGGCAATACGCCTGCAGCAGGGCGTTCTTGCCTTTCTCCGCGAGGTAGTGCGCATGGAAGTGGCGGAACCGCTCCGTGATTTCCGTACGCATGTGGGGGCCATCACGGCGTGGACCGGAAAGCAATAGGGTAGGTGGCATGTTCATAGAGCAAAATGATAGTATATAATTATGACCCGAGACAATAATACGATTTTTAGTACGTGATTGGTATTCGGATGTTTACCGGCCGTAATCAGCATGCGTAAAACGCTTTTTGCTTCCCCGCATCCGGAATCTTCGGTTGGCAGCAGGTGATGGATGCAACCTCTTTTTCGGCATTCGTATCTTAGAAAGACACCCTATCCGCTATTATAAAAATTACTTGTGATGCGTAGTATCTGGAGCATAGCCGGCATGCTGTTGCTGCTGTTTCTGGGCAGCTGGTGGGCCCAGGCCAGGGACACTGCCCCAACCCAGCACTGGGTATTGCAAACCATAGATGGGCAACCGGTGCGGCTCCATATTTCCAGCCCCGGCTTTCAATCGGCCACTGTCTGGAAGGGAGCCTTACCGGGCCAGCTGGACAGCGAAGGGAATTTTCGACCTTCGCTGGAGCTGCGGGTGCGGGCCTTTACCCACGTTATTGCGGCCATGCTGCACTGTAATGATGAAGCCGTGCAGCTAGAGCTGAACTACGTGAACCTGCTGCAGCAAACCACCCGCTACCGCACCCAAAATGGCTGCCTGTATCTGTTTGATGACAGCCATCCGCGGCCCCGTCTGGTATTTGAAACCATGCCCGCCCGGGCCGGCTCGCTCACGGCTTCGGCCGCCGCCGCACCGCTGCCGCCGGCTATGTAGTACCCGGGCGTCTAAAAACCAATATCCAGCACCAGGGGCTGCACCAGCCATTCCCTGGTTTGGGCGTTGTAAATGGTGCGCACGCCGGCTTCCAGGGGCGTGCGCAGCCGCAGCGGATTAAACACAAAGGAAATATCAGCCCCCATGGTGCGGTAGCTGGCCTGGCTGGTAACAGAAGTACCGTCCGGGCGCTTCACCGGCGTGCGGCCCTCCGCCACATCGTAAAAAGCCGCCGCCTTTATGCGCTGAATATACAGCCAGCGGCCAATGACCCAGTCGGTATCGGCCAGGGGCAGGCGGTATTCCAGGCTGGCGGTGGCCAGGTTTGCGAAGCTGCGGTAGTCTTGGCCCCGGGGAAAGAAGACGGCCGCGCTAAACCGGTAGTCGTTCATTTTTTGCCACTGGTACCCCGCCCGCAGGCGCAAGGAATGATGCTTGCCCACGCCGGGAAAATACGCACTGCCCTGGGCGGCTACCTGGGCCGCGCGCAGACCAGTGCCAAAGGGCGTGGTGCGCCAGGTAGCAAGCAGCGTCTGGCCCCAGCGCGGGGCCACATCCCGCTTGTTCTGGCGCAGCAGTCGGTAGTAGGATGCCGAGCTGGCAATAGCATGCAGCCCGGTATTATCTACCTCTGTGTAGCGGCGCACGGGCAGCTGGTAGCCACTCACCTGCTGGCCCACGTAGTAGGAGCCCACCGTAAGGCCCTGCAAAAACCGCGAGCGGGTGAGCTGAAGCGGCAGGCGCGCGCCTACGGTAACGCTGGTATAGTTCCAGCGGTCCGTACGCAGGCTATCGGCTGGCGCCCGGGAGTCGATGTACAAGGATTCCCGGCGCTGGCCGCGCTCTACGGTAGCATCCAGCACCGGAAATAAGCCCTGGTAGCTGAGCGTGGCAAACGCATTGCCGGTACGCTCCGTCTGGTTGTAGCCCAGCCCGGCCACAGCCTGCAGGGTATTCAACATATCCTGAGACCGAACGCCCACGCTCAGCCCACTGCCGGCCGGCGACTGCACCAAACCCCAGCCATATATATTAAAAGCATGCGCCAGCGGGCTGTACCGCCGGGCACTGACCTTGGCATCGCCAGCCACTACCGAATCGAGTGGCAGCACGGCACCTACCGTGCGGGCACCGGCGTCCGTCTGGGTCAGGGGCTCGGCGTAGGCGGCGGGGTCGTGCACGGCAGTAGCTACGGGTTGCCATTGGGTAGTATCCAGGGGCATTTCCCGGACGCGGCTGCCAGTGGCTTCATACTCATGAAAGGCCAGGTAGCGGCCATCGGGCGAAACGGCAGCGTGGTAGGCGCCCAGCGGCCGGGAGGTTACCTGAAAAGTGCGCCCACTGGCCACGTGCACCGCATAGATATTGTCGATGCCGGACTGCGGGGAGTTGTACAGCACATAGCCCTGCCAGGGCTGGGGGTGGCTTACGTTGAGGGCGGCTACCGGCAATAAGTCCCGGCGCTGGCCGGTTTCCGTGTTCAGCAGCTCCAGAGTTTTGCCGTTGGGCTTCAGGGCTACGGCCACGGCGGTGCGGCCATCGGCCAGCCAGCGAGGCTGCTGGTAGAAGCTGCGCTCGGGGTTGCCCAGGGTGCGCAGAACCTGGCCGGTGCTGGCATCCAGCACCAATAGCTGCGTTTGGTAGGCGGTATTGGTGGTAACGGCCAGCAAACGGGTGCCATCCGGGGAAAGGGCCGCGGCGGTGTAGCGGCTGCCGGGCGCCAAGTGCGTGAGCTTGCCGGTGGCCAGGTCCAGAATCCGCAGCTCGGAAAATACCTGCTGGCCCCAGCGCACGTGGTACCGAAACTCGGGCCAGCACACTTTACTGCCGCCCACCGAGAGCATTTCCGGGTTATTGAGCAGGCCCACCACATGCACCTTACGCTCCGCCCCCGCCGGCTGAGTTGCACCAGCCGGGAAATATCTCCCAGGCCGCTTTTCAGGGCCAGCAGCGTGCTGTCCGTCAGGTATTGCGGGTATTGATACTGGGTAAAGACTTTCCGCTCGGGCTGCACGGCTAAATCAGTAGCTGGGGTAAGCCGCAGGTCCTGCTGCTGCCGGCGCCAGGCAGAGTCCAGCTGGGCCATGGTGCGGGCATACAGGTCCTCGGTGCGCAGGCCGGTGGTGCGCCGCAGGCTGTTAGAAAACGAAAACGGATAGGCCGGGAACTGGTAGTACTTATTGAGCACGTTGCTCCACACCTCCGGGCCAAATTGGCGCTTGGCGTAGGTGGTCAGGAAATAGCCCAGCACGTAGTGGTTGGGCACATTGTCGCGGAAGGAGCCGGCCACGGCCTTAGGGTAGGAATAGCGCCGGCCGGCCAGCAGGTTGGCGCGCAGCTCTACATCGAAATTGGGGATGCGGCCCCGGCCGCTGCGCGTGAGAATGGTTTCGGTGCCCACGGCGTCGCCTTCGGCAAACCAATCGGGCACGCCCAGGGTGGCAGCGCCCAGGCCGCCGTAGCCAAACAGCCGGTAGGCTACTTCCGAAAGCCCCTGGTGGGGCTTTTCAAACTGCACCACGTGCCGAAACTCGTGCACGGCCAGCTGGTCCAGCCAATCCAGCGTGCCGGACAGAAACGGGTCCTGGGCGGGCGTGGTAAAGAACTCGGAGTGCCGGGGCAGAATGGTGACGAAGCCGTTGCTGATGGTGGTTTGCGTTTGCAGCACCAGCGTGAGTGGGCGGGGCCGCACGCCCAGGGAGCTGCTTACCGGCTCGTACACCTGCTCCAGCCGCCGCAACGTGCGGTGGGCGGGCTGTTCGCTGCCGGCGGGGTACAGCAGGCGGAAGTGCGGGCTGCGTAGCTCCTGCCAGCGTAGGGAAGGCGGATTTTGGTCGAGAACCGGAAACTGCTGCGCCACCACCTGGGCGGGCCGCATCGTGAACAACCCCAACACTATACCCCAAAACAGTAAACGCATAAAGCCGGAAGGAAAACGAAAGAACGCCGGGGTTAAACGGCAGGCACAACAAAAGGTATAGAATTGTAATCAAGGCTGGTTTGCCCAAAAATAACAGACCCGCCGCATTTGTCTATTCCCGGGCGAACCCTCCGCCGTATTGCGCCCGCGCCCTGTATATTTGGCTTCTTCCTCTTTCCCGTTTTCATGGCTACTCCTGCTTTTGTATTCAAGCTTCCCGATGTGGGAACCAGTATTTTCTCCGTGATGTCGCAGCTGGCCGCTGAGCATGGCGCCATCAACCTGGCTCAGGGTTTCCCGGATTTCGACCCACCCACCAACCTGACCGAGGCACTGGCCCATTACGCCGGCCTGCCCGGCCACCAGCAGTACGCGCCCATGCCCGGCCTGCCCCGGCTGCGGGAACTGATCAGCGCCAAAACGGCACAGGTATACGGCGTAACGCCCCCCGACCCTACCACTGAAATAACGGTAACCAGCGGCGCCACCGAGGCCCTGTACGCCGTGCTGGCGGCCGTGGTGCACCCCGGCGACGAGGTGCTGGTGCTGGAACCCGCCTACGACCTCTACGGCCCGGCCATCCGGCTGCAGGGCGGCGTGCCCGTATACGTGCCCCTACGCCAGCCCGACTTTCGCCCCGACTGGGCCCTGGTGGCCGCGGCCCTTACCCCGCGCACCCGCCTTATCATGCTGAACACGCCGCACAACCCCACCGGCGCTGTAATGGATGCCGCCGACTGGGACCAGCTGGCCACCTTAGTAGCCGGCACCAACACCCTGGTATTGAGTGACGAAGTATATGAGCACATGGTGTTTGATGGGCAGCCACACCGCAGCGCCCTGCAGCACCCGGCCCTGGCCGAGCGCAGCTTTGTGCTGTCTTCCTTCGGCAAAACCTACCACGCCACGGGCTGGAAAGTGGGCTACTGCATTGCCCCGCCCCTGCTCACGGCCGAAGTGCGCCGCGTGCATCAGTTTCTGACCTTCAGCGTGAGCACGCCCACCCAGCACGCCATTGCCGAGGTGCTCTCTGATGCCACCCATTACCACGCGCTGCCGGCCTTCTACCAGCACAAGCGCGACCTGTTTGCCCGCTTACTGCAGGACAGCCGCTTTGAGCTGCTGCCCACGGCTGGTTCTTATTTCCAGCTGGCCCGCTACCGCCGCATTTCCTCCGAAGATGATGTTTCCTTTGCCCGCCGCCTTACCACGGAAGCCGGCGTGGCGGTGGTGCCCATTTCGGCCTTCTATCATAATGCTTTGGATGAAGGGCTGATTCGGTTCTGCTTTGCCAAGCGGGATGAAACCCTGCACGCGGCGGCCGAGCGGCTGCGGCAGCTATAGTCCGCCTCACTTCCTTCTCAGGAAAATTCCGCAAAAAACCAACAGTAGAATTATTCCGGCAGTAGATATGGTTCTTAGTTCGTAATATTCCTCTGTTTCTCACCACCCCCATCTGCTGTTGTGTCTGATCTTACTGTTTCCTGCGTACAACCGGCCTTGCAATGGCATAACCCTGAGGGGAATAGAGCGGAGCTAAGCCGGCTGATTAACGAAATTCCGATTCCTACTGACCTGATTGTGCTGCCGGAAATGTTCAGCACGGGTTTCAGCATGGAGGCGCCGGCCTATGCCGAAACGCTGGACGGCCCCAGCGTGGCCTGGATGCAGCACATAGCCGCCGAGCGGCAGGCCGTAGTAACCGGCAGCCTGATGCTGCGGGAAGGGGAAGACTTCTATAACCGCCTGCTGTGGGTGCGGCCCGATGGCACCATGAGCCACTACAACAAGCGCCACTTATTTAGCCTGGCCCAGGAGCAGAGCGTGTTTGTACCCGGCACCGAGTCCTTACTGGAGGAGCTGAAAGGCTGGCGCATCCGCCCGCTGATCTGCTATGATCTGCGCTTCCCGGTCTGGAGCCGCAATACGCCGGAGCAGCCTTACGATTTGCTGCTGTACGTAGCCAACTGGCCAGCCGTGCGCCGCACGGCCTGGAGCACGCTGCTGCGCGCCCGCGCCATCGAGAACCTGGCTTATACCATTGGGGTAAACTGCGTGGGCATCGACCACCACGGGCAGCCCTACACCGGCGACTCCGCCCTGCTGGATATGAAAGGGGAATACCTGGTGGAGGTGGGCAATCAGCAAACCTGCATTACCCGCACGCTGCGCCGCGCCGAGCTGGAGGCCTTCCGCAACCGCTTCCCGGCCCTGCACGATGCCGATGCTTTCAGCCTGCAGCCTACGCCCGCGCCCATCTAGCGCACCAACAGCCGGCGCACGCCCAGGCGGCCATCGGCCAGCGCTACCCGCACCACATATACGCCGGCAGCCAGCCCGACTACTGACAGGGGTTGGCGGCCGGTACTGTGGGCCTTGCGCACCGTGCGCCCGGTTACATCCAGCACCATAATTTGCCCCGGCCCGGGCAGTTGAATCTGCACGGCACCCGCGGCCGGGTTAGGAAATACCTGCAGCCACGGCGCCTCCTGTGTGGGGCGCGTGGCCGTGCCGGTAGCCGGCCGCTGCCGGATTCGAAAGCTCTGCACACCGCCATTTTCCTGGCCTATCAGCAGCTCCGGCACCGCGTCTCCGTTTACATCGGCGGCCGCCAGGGCCAGGTGCAACTGCGAGGCCGTACCAAAACGGCTGGCGGCAAACTGCTTGCTCAGGGGCTGATAAAACAAATCGGTTTTAGGTGAGAAGGCACCCGAGAGGGTGCGCACGTTGCTGAAGAACTGCACCACGCCGGTATTATCCACGGTTAATAAATCGGGCGCAGTATCCCCATCTATATCCAGCACCAAGGGAAACAGGTTGCCGGGCCGGGTACCGGCCGCCGTGCGAATCTGGCCGTAATCCTCGTTTTGCAA
The Hymenobacter sp. DG25B genome window above contains:
- a CDS encoding YdeI/OmpD-associated family protein, which gives rise to MPGFACSFTALLEPGGPSFMPTQIVVVPLPAVVALGGKATRRVAGTLNGHPVRLGLLPLKTGERFLMINKALCQAAGVQLGQPVTLTLNPDPTPDHVDLPDELSEALAAWPEAEAGFQRYSGSHRRAMAQHVGTAKLAETRARRAVELAERLATGRHPFRK
- a CDS encoding STAS/SEC14 domain-containing protein, whose protein sequence is MTTNVLYATPFISITYDVEHSWLYAQWQGELNQERVEQGCRQLTELLQAEGCTKILNDNTLITKPWSEGMMWGRRVWLPEIAAAGLRHIAWVYSPHIYSRLIFDLAQPHEANMPVVAAFDEVAAAYEWLARQ
- a CDS encoding amidohydrolase; this encodes MSDLTVSCVQPALQWHNPEGNRAELSRLINEIPIPTDLIVLPEMFSTGFSMEAPAYAETLDGPSVAWMQHIAAERQAVVTGSLMLREGEDFYNRLLWVRPDGTMSHYNKRHLFSLAQEQSVFVPGTESLLEELKGWRIRPLICYDLRFPVWSRNTPEQPYDLLLYVANWPAVRRTAWSTLLRARAIENLAYTIGVNCVGIDHHGQPYTGDSALLDMKGEYLVEVGNQQTCITRTLRRAELEAFRNRFPALHDADAFSLQPTPAPI
- a CDS encoding lipoprotein, whose protein sequence is MKRFLLPLLSVALLAACNPTTQPAEQPTTATPAQTADADTAAADATATAPSTQTPTAPATAPEAPAVDDVRLSLRFKPVAGAQPARTQAFLKLQGKETKEVDLGTFPGKPDVIDAAKAKRAGYPAGWITGFRTYDGASGTGADVAILPGADATHLRIMQRRIDEAATETYTFQVARELSLDSPSNLSAAK
- a CDS encoding methionine aminotransferase is translated as MATPAFVFKLPDVGTSIFSVMSQLAAEHGAINLAQGFPDFDPPTNLTEALAHYAGLPGHQQYAPMPGLPRLRELISAKTAQVYGVTPPDPTTEITVTSGATEALYAVLAAVVHPGDEVLVLEPAYDLYGPAIRLQGGVPVYVPLRQPDFRPDWALVAAALTPRTRLIMLNTPHNPTGAVMDAADWDQLATLVAGTNTLVLSDEVYEHMVFDGQPHRSALQHPALAERSFVLSSFGKTYHATGWKVGYCIAPPLLTAEVRRVHQFLTFSVSTPTQHAIAEVLSDATHYHALPAFYQHKRDLFARLLQDSRFELLPTAGSYFQLARYRRISSEDDVSFARRLTTEAGVAVVPISAFYHNALDEGLIRFCFAKRDETLHAAAERLRQL
- a CDS encoding YitT family protein, which gives rise to MLVQPYPPPVATRSLDGAPITTKDPPLLDATPVYLELQLDNGDAAPLPLDMPPPPLVKPEWAPKLRHKPIKAMRFFLRSKRWLLRLVLQSAIILGGVFSAALGLKGFLLPNGFIDGGVTGISLLVSQLTGISLSLLIVVINVPFIVLGYFQIGREFALKSLAAIFALSLVLLFVSFPTLTHDKLLIAVFGGFFLGGGIGLAVRGGAVLDGTEILAVYISRRLPLSMGDIILIINIVIFGIAAWLLSIETALFSVLAYLAAARTVDFIVVGIEEYTGVTIISPRSETIREMITDKMHRGATIYTCNRGYGTHGAHLRSVDVIFTVVTRLEVTQLSNEINKIDAEAFVVMQKVRDARGGLMKRRPLH
- the msrA gene encoding peptide-methionine (S)-S-oxide reductase MsrA, coding for MKTMFFLVLTMLSIASCDARPGAAATVATEQDGERFATLPKPLPNEEVATFASGCFWRAEHVFDNLRGVRAAVSGYAGGTTANPTYQQVGHGSTGHAEAVQVYYDPKVISYETLVKVFFAQHDPTTLNRQDPDVGPEYRSVAFYRTPQEKAQLMAEIQRVNASKRYGRPVVTQVVPFKAFYPAEQYHQQYLVKHPENPYIQHVSLPHYQEFAREFPQLIKK
- a CDS encoding ferredoxin--NADP reductase: MTSADQLLTIRAIRQETADVKTFVLDAPAGTAPPYQAGQYLTLVHQVYGREVRRSYSISSAPVLHEPLSITVKRVENGLISRRLIDQARPGDTLTTIGAAGFFTLPPEIEAFQQLVLVAAGSGITPIFALLKTALHAHPHLRVLLLYSNRTPESTIFREELLALARQFPERLHLEMLFSNNPDLARARLYKELLEELVLRYTTAPPQGTLAYLCGPLNFMRMATYGLHEVGLPLSHIRREQFNPDSSTVPHSVPPDTDAHRVWLRFRGQEHQLLVQYPHTILQAARRQGLLLPYSCEAGQCGQCAARCTAGQVWMALNEVLTDRETSRGLVLTCTGYPIGDTDVQLEM
- a CDS encoding DsbA family oxidoreductase, producing MKKITVEIWSDILCPFCYIGKRRLETAMARFPQRDLVEVQWRSFELDPEANPEPGVNQYTRLAAKYGNTEAWAREMSANMAQMAAGEGLAFDFDRVVPANSLRAHRLIHLAKQHGLQDAAEERLFKAYLEEGLDINDPATLTRLAAELPLPATEVEHLLQSDDFTQEVRHDEYQARQIGVRGVPYFVFDDKYAVSGAQPAELFEEVLQKVWEEARPQPVQLAGAEDAACDLESGTC